A part of Oceaniferula flava genomic DNA contains:
- a CDS encoding ArnT family glycosyltransferase, whose amino-acid sequence MSHTPTTAARDQDKPDAVNFSITPGQKRCIVVLLGVMLALRIWIAIAVPFTDTTESRYAEIARKMVETGDWITPQFDYGVPFWGKPPLHTWISAAGIKLFGANQFGARAFILLAAITLSLSLYRWLKREKGQAYALTGTLIMVSSGLYFLAAATVMTDFIMLSGTSLCMIAFWDSVHHPANKHRSGYLFFIGLAIGLLAKGPAAFVLAAIPIGGWVLWKNKWLETWKNLPWISGTLLMLALTLPWYVFAERKTPGFLEYFILGEHWHRFLDSGWKGDLYGNGHAHPRGTIWIYALVTFLPWTPFLLVPLLRFKKIIAAFRNDDREWSSYLLCWAASPMVFFTMASNILPTYVITGIPAMAFLSVELWCMTDTAHARPSAYSKRFFATSTVAFFAICATAFAIFTVNPDLIAKRSQVSLVAKTQQLREQSTEPPGNLYYWRKRFYSAEFYTQGRAKKLETDAELHAILNNGEQDFLAVRSSSLESLPADCLGRFKNRGTIGKMTLLQERPILKSITQQP is encoded by the coding sequence TTGTCACACACACCAACCACCGCGGCGAGAGATCAGGACAAGCCTGACGCCGTAAATTTCAGTATCACGCCGGGCCAGAAGAGATGCATTGTTGTCCTGCTTGGCGTGATGCTGGCTCTTCGAATCTGGATCGCCATCGCGGTGCCATTCACCGATACCACCGAGTCCCGCTACGCGGAGATCGCACGGAAGATGGTCGAGACGGGCGATTGGATTACGCCCCAGTTTGACTACGGCGTGCCCTTCTGGGGTAAACCGCCACTGCACACCTGGATCTCCGCGGCAGGCATCAAGCTTTTTGGTGCCAATCAGTTTGGAGCGCGAGCCTTCATCCTGCTAGCAGCCATCACGCTCAGCCTCAGCCTCTATCGCTGGCTAAAGCGGGAAAAAGGCCAGGCCTACGCGCTAACAGGCACCCTGATCATGGTATCCAGTGGTCTCTATTTCCTCGCTGCCGCTACTGTGATGACCGATTTCATCATGCTCTCCGGAACAAGCCTCTGCATGATCGCGTTCTGGGATAGCGTGCATCATCCGGCGAACAAACACCGCAGCGGCTACCTGTTTTTTATCGGCTTAGCCATCGGTCTGTTAGCCAAGGGGCCGGCGGCCTTTGTACTCGCTGCCATCCCAATCGGTGGCTGGGTGCTATGGAAAAACAAGTGGCTGGAGACGTGGAAAAATCTGCCATGGATTTCCGGCACACTGCTAATGCTGGCCCTCACCCTCCCTTGGTATGTGTTCGCCGAGCGAAAAACTCCCGGATTTCTGGAATACTTCATCCTGGGCGAACACTGGCACCGCTTCCTCGACAGCGGCTGGAAGGGCGATCTCTATGGCAACGGCCATGCTCACCCCCGTGGCACGATCTGGATCTACGCCTTGGTGACCTTTCTCCCTTGGACTCCGTTCCTGCTGGTGCCCTTGCTTCGCTTCAAAAAAATCATCGCAGCTTTTCGAAACGACGACCGCGAGTGGTCGAGCTATCTTCTCTGCTGGGCCGCCTCCCCCATGGTCTTCTTCACGATGGCCAGCAACATCCTGCCGACCTATGTCATCACCGGCATCCCCGCCATGGCATTCCTAAGCGTCGAATTATGGTGCATGACGGATACAGCTCATGCTCGACCATCAGCCTATTCCAAACGCTTCTTCGCGACCAGCACCGTGGCCTTTTTTGCCATCTGCGCCACCGCCTTTGCCATCTTCACGGTGAATCCGGATTTGATCGCCAAACGGTCGCAGGTCTCGCTGGTGGCCAAAACCCAACAGCTCAGGGAGCAATCGACCGAACCTCCAGGCAACCTCTACTACTGGAGGAAACGTTTCTATTCGGCTGAGTTTTACACCCAAGGCCGGGCGAAGAAGTTAGAAACCGATGCCGAACTACACGCCATCCTGAACAACGGCGAACAGGACTTCCTCGCGGTGCGAAGCTCATCGCTCGAGAGTTTACCTGCCGACTGCCTAGGTCGGTTCAAGAATCGTGGAACCATTGGAAAAATGACTCTTCTGCAAGAACGCCCGATCCTCAAATCCATCACCCAGCAACCATGA
- a CDS encoding sensor histidine kinase: MKKTSIQNKLLFGMVFFMTTVLTVGSTALYFSFRKAYFQQIDLDLGKVATLLATEIELENGQLVHEWLDDVRNDPIRSKKDLIQSWNLSDGSSLRSPALKGEDLPKFSAPSGQSSFRDITLPNGHSGRAIGIEILPKIDPEETEENATEPHGPYTEANAPPHILVIANDVEKIEKQLARLRWILLLTIIAVVIASVLISRNIIRSCLFPINDLSDQVAQHNVNELDKEFLVTPDFPEELKGLVTQYNRLFKNIHRVRVRERDFSAHAAHELRTPLAGIILTLEQALHRNRDTDYYQECLAETLKISQSMHGMTERLLYFSRLQNDTFSMHFEKVALHELLKNVWLQHTNRADSRGLSIDWDLTDKAAVIRADQHLLGILISNLMNNAVAYAEPNSSITIQTTAQSSGLALSISNQSKGLNKENMRRLFEPFYRKDEARDVNEHHSGIGLALCQEITRAMRASITADLDEENNTFTITVCFTALVDSEKHAIS, translated from the coding sequence ATGAAAAAGACATCCATCCAGAACAAACTTCTCTTCGGCATGGTCTTCTTCATGACCACCGTTCTCACCGTGGGCTCCACCGCCTTATACTTTTCGTTTCGCAAAGCCTATTTCCAACAGATCGATCTCGACCTGGGAAAAGTAGCCACCCTGCTGGCCACTGAAATCGAGCTCGAAAATGGCCAACTGGTCCATGAATGGCTGGATGACGTTCGCAACGACCCAATTCGCAGCAAGAAAGACCTGATTCAAAGCTGGAACCTCAGCGATGGCAGCAGCCTGCGGTCCCCCGCACTCAAGGGCGAAGATTTGCCCAAGTTCAGCGCCCCCAGCGGCCAATCTTCCTTCCGCGACATCACCCTCCCGAACGGTCACTCTGGTCGTGCCATCGGCATTGAAATCCTTCCCAAAATAGACCCGGAGGAGACCGAGGAAAACGCGACAGAACCCCACGGCCCTTACACCGAGGCCAATGCACCACCGCACATTCTGGTCATCGCCAACGATGTCGAAAAGATTGAAAAACAACTCGCAAGACTCAGATGGATTCTACTGCTGACCATCATCGCTGTGGTCATTGCCAGCGTGCTGATCAGCCGAAACATCATCCGCAGTTGCCTCTTCCCCATCAACGACCTCAGCGATCAGGTGGCGCAACATAATGTCAACGAACTGGATAAAGAGTTCCTCGTCACACCAGACTTTCCCGAGGAGCTCAAAGGCTTGGTTACTCAGTATAACCGGCTGTTCAAGAACATCCACCGGGTCAGGGTGCGTGAACGGGACTTTTCCGCCCACGCGGCACATGAGCTGCGCACTCCACTGGCCGGGATTATCCTTACCTTGGAACAGGCACTGCATCGCAACCGGGACACGGACTACTACCAGGAGTGCCTTGCCGAGACGTTGAAAATCAGCCAATCAATGCATGGCATGACCGAGCGGCTGCTGTATTTCTCAAGATTGCAGAATGATACCTTCAGCATGCATTTTGAAAAAGTAGCACTGCACGAGCTGCTCAAAAACGTCTGGCTACAACACACCAATCGAGCCGACAGCCGAGGTTTATCGATCGACTGGGATCTCACGGATAAAGCCGCCGTGATCCGTGCCGACCAGCACTTGTTAGGAATCCTGATCAGCAACCTGATGAACAATGCGGTCGCCTACGCTGAACCTAACAGCTCCATCACTATCCAGACCACCGCGCAGAGCAGTGGACTAGCTCTATCCATTTCCAACCAATCCAAGGGACTCAACAAAGAAAACATGCGCCGCCTATTCGAACCCTTCTATCGCAAGGACGAAGCGCGTGATGTCAATGAACACCACAGCGGTATCGGACTGGCACTCTGTCAGGAGATTACCCGCGCGATGCGGGCAAGCATCACGGCCGATCTCGATGAAGAAAATAACACCTTCACCATCACCGTTTGCTTCACCGCACTGGTTGATTCAGAAAAACATGCGATCTCATAA
- a CDS encoding response regulator transcription factor yields the protein MRILVIEDYAPIRKSIVERLTEDGYTVDSSATGDEGLWYAENHQYDVILLDIMLPEVDGLTILRTLRAKEQLVPIIIMSARDAVNCRIEGLDMGADDYLVKPFSLDELMARIRSQIRKSYDQKNTTFTLADLTLEFRAKRVYRGDVEISLTKREYSILEYLAYRAGEVVSRMEIWNHVYDEYEDSTSNAVDVYVGYLRKKLNIGDSANLIQTRRGVGYYLSAPGE from the coding sequence ATGCGCATACTCGTCATCGAAGATTACGCTCCCATCCGGAAAAGCATCGTCGAACGTCTCACCGAAGATGGCTACACCGTGGACAGCTCTGCGACCGGTGACGAAGGCCTCTGGTATGCCGAGAACCATCAGTATGACGTAATACTGTTAGACATCATGCTGCCAGAAGTGGACGGTCTGACGATATTACGCACCCTCCGAGCGAAAGAGCAACTGGTGCCCATTATCATCATGAGTGCCCGAGATGCGGTGAACTGCAGGATCGAAGGACTCGACATGGGGGCCGACGATTATTTGGTCAAACCCTTTTCGCTCGATGAGTTGATGGCCCGGATCCGCTCGCAGATTCGCAAGAGTTACGATCAAAAAAACACCACCTTCACACTCGCAGACCTCACCCTAGAATTCAGGGCCAAGAGAGTTTACCGAGGTGATGTTGAAATCAGCCTGACGAAACGCGAATACAGCATCCTGGAATACCTCGCCTACCGCGCTGGTGAGGTGGTCAGCAGGATGGAAATATGGAACCACGTGTACGATGAATATGAGGACAGCACCAGCAATGCGGTGGATGTCTACGTCGGCTATCTCCGCAAGAAGCTGAACATCGGAGACTCCGCGAATCTGATTCAAACCCGACGAGGGGTGGGCTATTACTTGAGTGCCCCGGGCGAATGA
- a CDS encoding thymidylate synthase: MQQYLDLLTDVLDNGEARTDRTGTGTLSVFGRQARFDLREGFPCLTTKKLHLRSIIHELLWFLKGDTNIAYLKENGVRIWDEWADEHGELGPVYGQQWRAWEGDDGEVIDQIERLIDGLKNTPHSRRHLVSAWNVGKVDKMALPPCHMLFQFYVHDIDSEKPGLSCQLYQRSADLFLGVPFNIASYALLTMMVAQVCGYEAREFVHTFGDLHLYQNHFDQAKLQLERTPKDLPTMWINPEVTDIHGFTGDDFELRDYHPDPHIKAKVSV, encoded by the coding sequence ATGCAGCAGTATCTCGATCTCCTCACCGATGTTCTCGACAATGGTGAAGCCCGAACCGACCGCACCGGCACCGGAACACTCTCGGTTTTCGGCAGGCAGGCCCGCTTTGATTTACGCGAGGGATTCCCCTGTCTGACCACCAAGAAGTTGCACCTGCGCTCGATCATCCACGAGTTACTCTGGTTCCTCAAAGGTGATACCAACATCGCCTACCTCAAGGAAAACGGCGTCCGTATCTGGGACGAGTGGGCCGATGAACATGGCGAGCTCGGGCCGGTCTATGGCCAGCAATGGCGTGCGTGGGAAGGCGACGATGGCGAGGTGATCGATCAGATCGAACGACTCATCGACGGCCTGAAAAACACCCCACACTCGCGCCGTCACCTGGTCTCGGCCTGGAACGTCGGCAAGGTCGACAAGATGGCGCTGCCGCCCTGCCACATGCTGTTTCAGTTCTACGTGCATGATATCGACTCGGAAAAACCCGGCCTTTCCTGCCAGCTCTATCAGCGCAGCGCCGATCTCTTTTTAGGCGTGCCTTTCAACATCGCCTCCTACGCCCTGCTGACCATGATGGTCGCCCAAGTCTGCGGCTACGAGGCGCGCGAATTTGTCCACACCTTCGGAGATCTGCACCTCTACCAGAACCACTTCGATCAGGCGAAACTCCAGCTCGAACGCACGCCCAAAGATCTGCCCACCATGTGGATCAACCCGGAAGTCACCGACATCCACGGTTTCACCGGTGACGATTTCGAACTCCGTGACTACCACCCGGATCCCCACATCAAGGCCAAGGTGAGTGTCTAG
- a CDS encoding peptide chain release factor family protein: MPSPEKIAALEARMAGLGITDETLTEKFIQGSGSGGQKINKTASCVYLKHEPSGIEVKCQQQRSRELNRYIARRELCERLEEKRDGKKSARQQKMEKIRRQKRRRSRRAKNRMLDDKSKHANKKNMRKGPGPND, translated from the coding sequence ATGCCCTCTCCTGAAAAAATCGCCGCCCTCGAAGCCCGCATGGCCGGTCTCGGCATCACCGATGAAACCCTGACGGAGAAATTCATCCAGGGCAGCGGCAGCGGTGGCCAGAAAATCAACAAAACCGCCTCCTGCGTCTACCTGAAGCACGAGCCGAGCGGGATTGAGGTGAAATGCCAGCAGCAGCGGTCGCGCGAGTTGAATCGCTACATTGCCCGCCGCGAACTGTGCGAGCGCTTGGAAGAGAAACGCGACGGCAAAAAGTCCGCCCGCCAGCAGAAGATGGAAAAAATCCGCCGACAAAAGCGCCGCCGCTCCCGCCGCGCCAAGAACCGCATGCTCGATGACAAAAGCAAGCACGCGAATAAAAAGAACATGCGCAAAGGCCCGGGTCCCAACGATTAG
- a CDS encoding class I SAM-dependent methyltransferase, translated as MIAPTQNKHAGYSSTYHDKKAAQYYQKKFSRSLSSRVSSAREKLLVAKALRAAGRLAGQKTKDLTILDYPCGAGRFATLLASRTAGYYAGDHSPHMVELAAQTLSDHGMADSLLGTTVGDIKANTLADSSVDLAASIRLLHHFPDRADRIAILSELRRVCKGQLITTFIDANSIKQRL; from the coding sequence ATGATTGCTCCTACTCAGAACAAACACGCTGGCTACTCGTCGACCTATCACGACAAAAAAGCCGCGCAGTATTACCAGAAAAAATTCAGCCGCTCACTCAGCAGCCGTGTGAGCAGTGCCCGAGAGAAACTGCTCGTGGCCAAAGCTCTACGCGCGGCAGGTCGCCTCGCCGGCCAGAAAACCAAGGATCTCACGATCCTCGATTACCCCTGTGGAGCAGGCCGCTTTGCCACTCTGCTGGCCAGTCGCACCGCGGGCTACTATGCCGGAGATCACTCACCGCACATGGTTGAGCTCGCCGCACAGACCTTAAGCGATCACGGCATGGCCGACAGCCTGCTCGGAACCACCGTCGGCGATATCAAAGCCAACACCCTAGCCGACTCCTCGGTAGACCTCGCCGCGAGCATCCGCTTACTGCACCATTTTCCAGATCGAGCCGATCGCATCGCTATCCTCAGCGAGCTCAGACGTGTTTGCAAAGGCCAGCTGATCACCACCTTCATCGATGCAAACTCGATCAAACAACGTCTCTAA
- the panB gene encoding 3-methyl-2-oxobutanoate hydroxymethyltransferase, which yields MNSLQKAEAIRALKGERTISMLTAYDYPTGRLLDEAGADAILVGDSLGMVMLGFPDTTHVTLDMMLHHTSAVARGVTNALVIGDMPIHSYDTPKQALITASALIGAGADAVKLEGGVNQVEKVRCIVGAGIPVIGHHGMLPQRVIEEGGYKKKGKTEAEADAILEGALALQEAGCSAIVLESVIPAVAERITAALEIPTIGIGCKAKDDQQTCDGEVAVITDVVGSYPWFVPPFATPRADVAGEITRAVREYISAI from the coding sequence GTGAACTCACTACAAAAAGCCGAAGCCATCCGCGCCCTGAAGGGCGAGCGGACCATCTCCATGCTCACTGCCTACGATTACCCGACCGGGCGATTGTTAGACGAAGCAGGTGCCGATGCCATCCTCGTGGGCGACTCATTAGGCATGGTCATGTTAGGTTTTCCTGACACCACCCACGTCACCCTCGATATGATGCTCCATCATACCTCCGCCGTGGCGCGCGGTGTAACCAATGCCCTCGTCATCGGTGATATGCCCATCCATAGTTACGACACGCCCAAGCAGGCTCTGATCACTGCCAGCGCCTTGATAGGAGCCGGCGCCGATGCCGTGAAGCTTGAGGGCGGAGTCAATCAGGTTGAAAAAGTCCGCTGTATCGTCGGTGCCGGCATTCCAGTGATTGGCCACCACGGCATGCTCCCCCAGCGGGTGATCGAAGAAGGTGGTTATAAGAAAAAAGGAAAAACCGAAGCCGAAGCAGACGCCATTCTCGAAGGAGCCTTGGCCCTGCAAGAAGCCGGCTGCAGCGCCATCGTGTTAGAAAGCGTCATCCCTGCCGTGGCGGAACGAATCACCGCCGCGCTGGAGATCCCCACCATCGGAATCGGCTGCAAGGCCAAGGACGACCAACAAACCTGCGATGGCGAAGTCGCCGTGATCACCGATGTCGTGGGCTCCTATCCATGGTTTGTTCCCCCCTTCGCCACCCCGCGTGCCGATGTCGCCGGCGAGATCACTCGCGCCGTGAGGGAATACATCAGCGCCATTTAG
- the folK gene encoding 2-amino-4-hydroxy-6-hydroxymethyldihydropteridine diphosphokinase produces MANRVGIALGSNLGNRLTHLQVARDMLRKLVPEDTVYLQAPIYQSEPVDCPAESPDFFNTVIEIDYIGTPFELLEHTQGIEFHFGRGIVHQRNAPRIIDLDILYFGDEVVKESILNIPHQQLTSRRFVLQPLADIRPQLVLPGDTATIAEHLQHLDSEEPPLSLVQSDW; encoded by the coding sequence ATGGCTAACCGCGTAGGCATCGCTCTGGGGTCGAACCTTGGCAATCGTCTGACCCACTTGCAAGTGGCCAGAGACATGCTGCGCAAGCTGGTGCCTGAGGACACCGTCTACCTGCAAGCTCCCATTTATCAGTCGGAACCCGTCGATTGCCCAGCGGAGTCGCCCGATTTCTTCAACACCGTTATTGAAATCGATTACATCGGCACGCCCTTTGAGCTGCTGGAGCACACCCAGGGCATCGAGTTCCACTTCGGCCGGGGCATCGTGCACCAGCGCAATGCTCCGCGCATCATCGATCTCGACATCCTCTACTTTGGCGATGAGGTGGTGAAGGAAAGCATTCTTAACATCCCCCACCAGCAGCTGACCAGCCGCCGTTTTGTGCTCCAGCCACTGGCCGACATCCGCCCGCAGCTGGTGCTTCCAGGCGACACGGCCACCATTGCCGAACACCTGCAGCACCTGGACTCCGAGGAACCACCCCTAAGCTTGGTGCAGTCCGATTGGTAA
- the dapB gene encoding 4-hydroxy-tetrahydrodipicolinate reductase gives MTKLLITGRSGRMGQTLIEAGNENPDTEVTSTHDSGDDLTAAFQDVNAAIDFTVHHFTGAVLDAAMASNTPLVIGTTGHTDEEREAIVEASKSLPIVFAPNYSVGVNTLFYLTRKAAQILGNDRFDIEVTEMHHRHKIDAPSGTARRLLEILNEETGTSYKDDIAHGRVGNIGARPSKEIGMHTLRGGDVVGDHTVMFAADGERVELTHKASSRMTFASGAVRAAVWLQDQPAGLYDMQDVLGLK, from the coding sequence ATGACCAAACTTCTCATCACAGGCCGCAGCGGTCGCATGGGCCAGACCCTCATCGAGGCAGGCAATGAAAACCCGGACACCGAGGTCACCAGCACCCACGATTCCGGCGATGACCTGACCGCCGCATTCCAAGATGTCAATGCCGCGATCGACTTCACTGTGCACCACTTCACCGGCGCCGTGCTGGATGCCGCCATGGCATCGAACACCCCTCTGGTGATCGGAACCACCGGCCACACAGACGAAGAACGTGAAGCGATTGTCGAAGCCTCGAAATCACTGCCCATCGTCTTCGCCCCGAACTACTCGGTCGGCGTCAACACCTTGTTCTATCTCACACGCAAAGCGGCGCAGATTCTTGGCAACGATCGTTTTGACATCGAAGTCACGGAAATGCATCACCGCCACAAGATCGACGCCCCATCCGGCACGGCTCGCCGTTTGCTGGAAATCCTTAATGAGGAAACAGGCACCAGTTACAAGGATGACATCGCCCACGGTCGCGTTGGCAACATTGGCGCACGTCCCAGCAAGGAAATCGGCATGCACACCCTGCGCGGCGGTGACGTCGTTGGTGATCACACCGTCATGTTTGCCGCCGATGGCGAACGAGTGGAACTCACGCACAAGGCATCCAGCCGCATGACCTTCGCTTCCGGTGCCGTCCGCGCTGCCGTTTGGCTCCAGGACCAACCTGCCGGCCTCTACGACATGCAAGACGTGCTCGGCCTAAAGTAG
- the dapA gene encoding 4-hydroxy-tetrahydrodipicolinate synthase — MFQGTHTALITPFRNGEIDTDAFRALIDRQVAAGVDGIVPCGTTGESPTLGRKEHLRVIELAVEYAAGRIKVIAGTGANATDEAIALTTQAAAMGVDGTLQVCPYYNKPSQEGLYQHYKAIAECSDLPVMLYSIPGRSVIAIEVDTIKRLAADCPTIIANKEAGGDPERITQIREALPDDFQLLSGDDPLTIEFMKRGAVGLVSVATNLIPDVMTSLVRAMSEGRVADAEAIQEKYEPLFQTLMSLDTNPVPIKSAVALQGHCSNELRLPLVNLSEKNEAILKKTLADFDLI; from the coding sequence ATGTTCCAAGGAACCCACACAGCCCTCATCACACCCTTCCGCAATGGCGAAATCGATACCGACGCCTTCCGCGCCCTGATCGACCGCCAAGTCGCCGCCGGCGTCGATGGCATTGTCCCCTGCGGCACGACCGGAGAATCCCCCACCCTGGGTCGCAAAGAGCACCTGCGCGTCATCGAACTTGCCGTTGAATACGCAGCAGGCCGCATCAAAGTCATCGCCGGAACCGGGGCCAACGCCACCGATGAAGCCATCGCGCTGACCACACAAGCTGCCGCCATGGGAGTCGATGGCACCCTCCAGGTTTGCCCTTACTACAACAAACCATCACAAGAAGGTCTGTATCAGCACTATAAAGCCATTGCTGAGTGCTCGGATCTCCCCGTGATGCTCTACAGCATTCCCGGCCGTTCCGTCATTGCCATCGAGGTGGACACCATCAAACGCCTCGCCGCCGATTGCCCAACCATCATCGCCAACAAGGAAGCCGGCGGTGACCCGGAACGTATCACCCAGATCCGGGAAGCGCTGCCTGACGATTTCCAACTTCTCTCCGGTGACGATCCTCTCACCATCGAGTTCATGAAGCGTGGTGCTGTGGGCCTTGTCTCCGTAGCCACCAACCTCATCCCTGATGTCATGACCAGCTTGGTCCGCGCGATGAGCGAAGGTCGGGTAGCCGATGCGGAAGCGATCCAAGAGAAATACGAGCCCCTGTTCCAGACACTGATGTCACTGGATACCAATCCTGTGCCGATCAAGTCCGCCGTCGCCCTCCAAGGTCACTGCAGCAACGAGCTCCGCCTCCCACTGGTCAACCTCAGCGAAAAAAACGAAGCGATTCTGAAAAAGACCCTCGCGGATTTCGATCTCATCTAA
- the dapF gene encoding diaminopimelate epimerase — MQIPFQKMNGAGNDFVVIDNRDLKFQLSKEQIALLCDRQRGVGADGLLAVEPAEKGADFKFRYYNADGGEAEMCGNGARCFGKYTAALLGEGTSLVTFETIAGTLSAQIIGDNVCIAMSEPFDLALHTDIKVDGLDAEVHVINTGVPHVVVFVDDLKNTDVLKYGAALRYHEHFAPAGTNVNFTQVLDAQHIAIRTYERGVEGETLACGTGMTACALIHHLLNDAASPVSVDVEGGETLEIGFIPESDKPFTGVTLTGPADFVFAGEITI; from the coding sequence ATGCAAATTCCATTTCAAAAAATGAACGGCGCGGGCAACGACTTCGTCGTCATCGATAACCGAGACCTCAAGTTCCAGCTCAGCAAAGAACAGATCGCACTGCTCTGCGATCGCCAACGCGGCGTAGGCGCTGACGGACTGTTAGCCGTGGAGCCTGCCGAAAAGGGAGCCGATTTCAAATTCCGTTATTACAATGCCGACGGTGGCGAAGCAGAGATGTGCGGCAATGGCGCGCGCTGCTTTGGCAAATACACCGCCGCCCTGCTCGGAGAAGGAACCTCCCTGGTGACCTTCGAAACCATCGCCGGCACACTGAGCGCACAGATCATTGGTGACAATGTCTGCATCGCCATGTCCGAGCCCTTCGATCTCGCCCTGCACACGGACATCAAGGTCGATGGCCTAGATGCCGAAGTGCACGTGATCAACACCGGTGTGCCTCACGTCGTGGTCTTCGTGGATGATTTGAAAAATACCGACGTCCTGAAATACGGTGCCGCCCTGCGCTATCACGAACATTTCGCCCCCGCCGGCACCAACGTCAACTTCACCCAGGTTCTCGATGCACAGCACATCGCCATCCGCACCTACGAGCGTGGCGTCGAGGGTGAAACGCTGGCCTGTGGCACCGGCATGACCGCCTGCGCTCTGATTCACCACTTGCTCAACGATGCTGCGTCCCCAGTCAGTGTGGACGTGGAAGGTGGCGAAACCTTAGAAATTGGCTTCATTCCAGAATCCGATAAGCCATTCACCGGCGTCACCCTCACCGGTCCAGCCGATTTCGTCTTCGCAGGCGAAATCACCATTTAG